One genomic region from Panthera tigris isolate Pti1 chromosome D1, P.tigris_Pti1_mat1.1, whole genome shotgun sequence encodes:
- the LOC102953404 gene encoding olfactory receptor 4S2-like has product MENNVTEFIFMGLSQNEKVQQLCFFLFLLFYMTLMTGNFLIIMTIQRSPNLNSPMYFFLSFLSFVDICYSSVTAPKLIIDSQAKVKSISFVGCMVQLFFCHLFGCTEIFILTVMAYDRYVAICKPLRYMTIMDRKVCSILVVTCWLGGFVHSFIQTILTVQLPFCGPNLIDHYFCDVHPLLKLACTETHMVGLIVIANSGMISLSCFVTLMGSYIVILLSFKTHSSEGRRKALSTCASHITVVILFFVPCLFIYLRPSTTFTEDKMVAVFYTIITPMLNPLIYTLRNTEVKNAMKRLWVGRLLDRNKRDSGVKLSGAGIACIVPVSERVAGNKSVITS; this is encoded by the coding sequence ATGGAAAATAATGTTACAGAATTTATCTTCATGGGTCTTTCCCAAAATGAGAAAGTGCAGCAACTATGCTTCTTTCTGTTCTTACTCTTCTACATGACACTCATGACTGGAAATTTTCTCATTATAATGACTATTCAAAGGAGTCCCAATCTCAACTCTCCaatgtacttcttcctcagcTTCCTATCCTTTGTCGACATCTGCTACTCCTCTGTTACAGCCCCCAAGCTGATTATTGATTcccaagccaaagtcaagagcatCTCCTTTGTTGGTTGTATGGTCCAGCTCTTCTTCTGCCATCTGTTTGGCTGCACAGAGATCTTTATTCTCACAGTGATGGCCTATGACAGGTACGTGGCTATCTGTAAGCCTTTGCGCTATATGACCATCATGGACCGGAAGGTCTGCTCTATACTGGTGGTAACCTGTTGGTTAGGAGGGTTTGTGCATTCCTTCATCCAGACCATCCTCACTGTACAACTGCCGTTCTGTGGCCCCAACCTGATTGACCACTACTTCTGTGATGTCCACCCTTTACTGAAGCTGGCTTGCACAGAGACACACATGGTGGGGCTCATTGTGATAGCTAACAGTGGCATGATTTCACTGAGCTGCTTTGTCACTCTTATGGGCTCTTACATTGTCATCTTGCTTTCCTTTAAGACCCACTCATCAGAGGGGAGGCGCAAGGCCCTGTCTACATGTGCTTCCCACATCACAGTGGTGATCTTGTTCTTTGTCCCCTGCCTCTTCATCTACCTAAGGCCTTCCACCACTTTTACTGAGGACAAGATGGTGGCTGTGTTTTATACCATCATCACACCCATGTTAAACCCTCTGATCTACACCCTGAGAAACACAGAGGTGAAAAATGCCATGAAAAGACTGTGGGTCGGGAGGTTGTTGGACAGAAATAAGAGGGACTCTGGTGTGAAGCTTAGTGGGGCTGGTATAGCCTGCATTGTACCAGTTTCCGAAAGGGTTGCTGGAAACAAGTCAGTCATCACCTCTTAA
- the LOC102969845 gene encoding olfactory receptor 4B1: MESMAITNNVTELIIVGLFQDPEVQRACFVVFLPVYLATVVGNGLIVLTVNVSKSLRSPMYFFLSYLSLVEITYSSTVVPKFITDLLAKIKTISLEGCVAQIFFFHFFGVTEILLLVVMAYDRYVAICKPLQYMNIMSRQLCHVLVAGSWLGGFFHSIIQILITVQLPFCGPNVIDHYFCDLQPLFKLACTDTFVEGVIVLANSGLIALCSFLILVSSYIIILVNPRNHSAEGRRKALSTCASHITVVLLFFGPAIFLYMRPSSTFTEDKLVAVFYTVVTPMLNPIIYTLRNAEVKIAMRRLWGKKNLGME; the protein is encoded by the coding sequence ATGGAGTCCATGGCCATTACAAATAACGTGACCGAGTTAATTATCGTCGGTCTTTTCCAGGATCCAGAGGTGCAGAGGGCGTGCTTTGTGGTGTTTCTTCCTGTGTACCTGGCCACAGTGGTGGGCAATGGTCTCATTGTTCTGACAGTCAATGTCAGTAAGAGTCTGCGttcccccatgtacttcttccttagCTACTTGTCCCTGGTGGAGATCACTTACTCCTCCACTGTTGTCCCTAAATTCATCACAGACTTACTTGCCAAGATTAAAACCATCTCGCTGGAGGGCTGTGTGGCTCAGATATTCTTCTTCCACTTCTTTGGGGTCACTGAGATCCTTTTGCTTGTggtgatggcctatgaccgctatgtggccatctgcaagcctcTTCAGTATATGAACATTATGAGCCGCCAACTGTGTCATGTACTGGTGGCTGGCTCCTGGCTTGGGGGCTTTTTCCACTCCATTATACAGATTCTCATCACTGTCCAGTTACCCTTCTGTGGTCCCAATGTGATTGACCACTACTTCTGTGATCTTCAGCCATTATTCAAGCTTGCCTGCACTGACACCTTTGTGGAGGGGGTTATTGTGTTGGCCAACAGTGGCTTAATTGCTCTGTGTTCCTTCCTCATTTTGGTGTCCTCCTATATTATCATCCTTGTCAACCCGAGGAACCATTCTGCAGAGGGGAGGCGCAAAGCCCTCTCTACCTGTGCCTCTCACATCACAGTGGTCCTCTTGTTCTTTGGACCTGCTATCTTCCTCTACATGCGACCCTCCTCCACCTTCACTGAGGACAAACTGGTGGCCGTGTTCTACACAGTTGTCACCCCCATGCTGAACCCCATCATCTACACACTCAGAAATGCAGAGGTGAAAATTGCCATGAGGAGGTTGTGGGGCAAAAAGAACTTAGGGATGGAATAA